In Chitinophagaceae bacterium, the genomic window AATACTTGAAATTTTGAAATAGTATATATGGGTTATTGTTTTTTTTGATAAAGTCCAAACTATAAGTATAATGAGCTACAAGCTTATCATCAATGTGACCATCTTTTATCTTACTTGCATTCGCAGGAAAACTAATTGATACACCATAAGTCATCCCACTGTTGTCAGTAAAGAATTTTTCTGTTTCGCTTTTGTGTAGCCTTTTAGCTTTTAGTCTTGTTTTGTCTGAAATTTTGAAATCATTTTTATTCCTTACATTTTCAATTAGTCCGATGTAATTTAAGTTTGTATCTGTGGAGTCCAAATAATTTGAAATAATATTTTCTTTGTCAACGATTGTCAAACTTTTAGGAATGAATGTTTGATTTTTTTGAAATTCGTCCTTTGTCTCATAATATGAAAGTAATATTTCTGCCGCTTGAGAATAATTTAATAGAAAGTTTTTTAATTCAGTATTGTAGTAATCAACTAAGCCTTTGTGAGTTAAGATGTCGTGTATTAAGTGGGGCTCTTTTGCAAGGATGTTACTAAAATTAGGTTTTGATATTTGTTTAAAAACGTTTTGATTACTAACTATCTCCCAAAAAGAATGAATGTAACCGTGTTGAGTTTGCTCAAATAATTCAACTATGTTACTGTCATTGATATTTGAGAAAAATTGACCTACGATTCTACCATATGCTGTTGCCTTTTGTTTGAAATTATCAATTTCTTGCTGTGTCCAATTTCTCAAATAGCATTCATTGTCAATATATTTTTTTATGTGATAAAGCTCTAAAACTTCGTTGATGTCTGTGTAATTTTGTTTTGGTTCGGCTCTTAAAATTTGTTCTCCTTTTGATAGGTAATGCCCACCTGCTCCATCCTCTTTGGAGTAAAATTGAACTCTGTCTAAATTGTGTTGATGCATATTTTTTACGGACTGTTTCTATAGGGTGACGGCTAACGGACAGGGCTTGCCGAAGTACGGGAATTAGTATTCCGTCCGCCCGGTACCGATGATGATTGAAAAACTGAAGTTGAAGATAACAACAAAAAGCTAAATAGATAATGTCAAGCTGGATATGAAGCACAATAGAATTACAAAAAGCCAAAGATAACTTCCGTCAGCCCGTATTTTGGCAAACCCCATGTTATGCGTTCGCCCTTCTTCTTGGTCTGTCAAATTTTGTTCTGTGTCCTACAAAGCAGAGTGTGTCCCTGTGCGTTGGCTTGGTAGCTCTTTTGCATTTTTGTCGGGCTTTGTGTGTTGGCTAAAAATGAAAATGTGCTAACAAGAGCGTTGGCTATGCTTCTGTCAAAATATTTTTCCTCTCCTTTACTTTTATTGGAGTGTCCGTTAATAAACTTTTTGTCAATGCGTTTGCAACTTGCCACATTAAAACTGGTGGAACGGCATTTCCAATAGCCCTGTATTGTCTATTTTCAGAAACGGTATCTAATGTAAAAGTCTCTGGAAATGATTGAATTCTTGCAGCTTCTCTTGGTGTAAGTCGTCTGTAACGTTCGTCTATCATCAAAACGGGGTCTGTCCCATTTAAACTAACTTTTGCAAGATGTGAACTTATAGTATTGCAAGGTTGCTCTAAATCTTGTACTCGCCCTTTATTCATTTTTTCTCTTACTCTAAGCATTCCATCAACGGCTCGTTGACTAAAAAACCATTTGTCGTCTTTGTTTGCTTTTTTGTCTATTACCTGTTTTAGTTTAACCTTAGCTCCATTTAAAGTATTAGGTAATGGAAAGCGAAAATTAAAATAGTCGTCAAATTCTCTAAAGCCTACAATAAAGACTCGTTCTCTTTTTTGAGGGACACCAAATTCGGAAGCATTTAAAAGTTTATGATGAATGTGATAGCCTGCTTTTTCAAATTCTTTAATAATCATTGGGAATGCTTTCCCCTCGTTTGCAGAAAGCAAACCTTTTACGTTTTCACCAATAAAAAATCGTGGCTGCTTTTCTTTGAGTACATTAACCATTTCAAAAAAAAGTTTTCCTCTCTCGTCTTTATAACCAAGTCGTTGAGGATTTTGTGCAATTATTGAAAATGATTGGCAAGGAAAGCCCCCCAATAAAATATCGTGGTCGGGAACTTCACTTGGTACAATATCTCTCACATCTTTTAATTCACATTTATGAGAAAAATTACTGTTGTAAATATTTGTAGCATATAAATCATTGTCCGCAGCATAGACAACCTCAAATGGTAGGCTTTCAAAGTGCTTTCCTAAATATGAAAAGTCTCCTTGAATACCCAAATCCATTCCTCCACATCCGCAAAAAAGCGAAGCAACTCTTAGTTTTTTATTTCCATTAATTTTTGCCATTGTCCTGCTGTTTTTGAAAATTCTACAACTAAGTTTTTATCAATTTTTAAATTACCTTTTTCGTATTGCTTTACTGGGTCTTGGATAACGAAAATGTTTTTTTCGTTATCGTTTACAATCAAATAATAAATGAAATAATTTACTCCCATTGTTTCTGCTGTGTCCCATTCGTTTGGTGTTAATTTGAAACGATTGTTATTAATTGCTTTTCTTGATTTGGTAGTTTTTACTTCAATATATCGTTTCTTCTTTTCAATTTCAACACTTTGAATGTCATAACCAACACCAAGAGGCGTAGGCATTTTATTTATTAAATGCTGTCTGTTTGTTTTGTCTTTGGTTCGTAAATATTCGTGTGCTAAAATCAAGCTTTCGCCATAATCTCCAATGATTTTTGTAGGCACTTTTCTATCACCTGTCATTCTTGAATAATATTCTTGAATGAGGTTTGAAATACTCTCAGCTTCGGCTTTATCTAAATGTGGTGCAAATGCTTCAATGTTGTTGAAACTATTTACAAATGAAAACCAATTTTCCTCAATTTCGGAAATTTGAGGATTGGTAATTTCTTTTAGTTTGTAAAACTTGTCGTATCGGTTAAACCATTTAGGATTATTTAAATGATAGTTTATCGCTTCCTTATTTTCATCATTCAAATAATAGTAGTAACCTGTTCCCTTATGTTGAAGTAAGTTAGCCAAAACCATATAATCCAAGATGTCGCCTGCATATCGGCATACATCGCCATTTGAGGGAAACGCACCTGTCTTTTCATTTTTTAATTGTTCGTAATGATGGTCGTAGTCTATCTTCTCATTTCTATTTTTCAAAATGAGTTTTGCAACTTCTTTTGGATGTTTACCATCTCTTGTTACTCTTAAATCAAAATAAGCACATTGAGTCAATTCCTCGGCAGTTATACTAAAAGGTTTTCCTGTTAGTATTTCGCCTTCGCTTAAAAGCTGTAGAATATAATTGCAAGGTTTAAACTTTACACCTGCTTCAATTTGCTTTATTACATTATGAGATTTTATGTGTCCGCCTGGATATTGAAATGAATATAAAAAGTAGTTAAAGAATTCATCTAAATACTGATTATCGGCTAATCTGATTGCAGTTTTACTCGGTTGAAGATAGCCGTCATTTTCTTGTATAAAACCAAACAATGCAGATATTTCTGTTCTCCAATTATCTATAGTTTTTTGAGTAGAAGTAGAATTTTTTTTGAAGCCAAAGAGTACCTTATTTAAGTCAGCATTAAATTCTTTTTCGGGTAAAGTTTCCATTTCCGAAATTGAAGTAGCAACATACAGCAAAACTTCTTCCACATCATTTTTGAAACGTGGTCTTACGTGATGCAAACGAAAAAAGTATTCGTCAGGTATTTTATATTTCTTTTTACTACTCATAAATATTTCTTCAATGATTCGGCTAATACTTTTGCCAAAATTGGTGGAACTGCATTACCCACTTGTTTATATTGGCTTGTTTTACTCCCTAAAAAAATAAAACTGTCGGGGAAAGATTGTATTCTTGCACTTTCTCTAACAGTTGGTATTCTGTTGAATTTGTAATGAAAATGATGCCTGTGTCCTGTATCAATAGTAAAGCTTGGTTTATTGCTATTTAACCTTGTCCAAGCGATATGTACATTTCTTGTTTGTTGTAATGCTAATGGTAAATTTTTGTAATTGCCTCCATCGGGTACAATTGAAATTATTTCAATTGTTTGTTCACTATGATTTGTTATTTCGTGGTTGTAAATTCCTTTAGAGCCCTTTCTAATTAACTCTTGGTAATCAGACTTTGCTTTTACTGAATAATCTTTGCCATCTGGTAATGATTTTTCAGGCAGGTCAGAAATAGCATCTTTTGAAGGAATTAATTTAGTTGTATTTGCTTTAGGAAAACAAAACTCTTCCTTTCCTTTTGTACCAATAAAAAAAGCTCTTTTTCTGTTTTGAGGCACACCAAATTCAGAAGCCATTAATACTTTATAAACTACAGTATAGCCTAACTTCTCAAAATCTTTTATTATGTTGTCTTTTACAACACCTTGTCCCATAGAAACTATGTTTGGTACATTTTCCATCAAAAATGCTTTAGGTTTATAAAAGTCAACAAAACTTACAAATGACTTGTAAAGTTTGTTTCTTTCGTCATCTACAATTCTTTTACCTGCAACCGAAAATCCTTGACAAGGCGGTCCGCCAATAATTAAATCAACTTTTTTAATTCCTGTCTTTTGGCTAATCTCTTTTGCTGTTTCATTAAACAAATCTGCTACAAGACCAAGTGATTTTTTATGATTTTTTTCAAAAGTCGTAATTGCGTCTTTCCAATGGTCAATACCTAAAAGCACCTCGTAACCTGCTTCTATAAAACCGTATGAAAGCCCACCACAACCACAAAATAAATCCAATACTGTTTTCTTTTCTCTCATCATTTTTTTTTGTGAGCTTTTAAATATTCAACTCTTTCTTCTGCAACTTTTAATGCTTCATTTGCTAAATCATCGTCTGCAATTTCATAAGCAATTTTTTCACTTAAATATTGAATTAATAAATTGTCTTTATTTAATTTGAGAATGTCAGCCAATTTAGCAATTTGTTCTCTTGTCGCTTTTCTTTCCCCTCTTTCAATTTTGCTAAGTATTGCAACGTCTATGTCAAGTTGGGCTGCAACTTGTCTAAGAAGCAGTCCTTTTACTTCTCTTTGTTCTCTAATTATTTCGCCTGTTGTTTTCAATTTGAAAATATTGACTTGACAATATGTGTCAAATGTAAAATGATATTTTGAAATAAGCAATTGTCAGCCCCTAAAATTTATTAACAGATGTGGAAACCTTGGTCAAATGGGGTGGTGGGTGGGCTTGGGTGCGGTCGGGCAAAATTAAATGTGCTGCAAATTGTGCAGTTGGCTTTTGTGTGTCGGCTTTGCAGCTCTTTTAATTTTGCGAAGGGTTGCCTGTCTTGGTGCATATTGTGGGAAACCTCAAATTGCGTAGGGTGTCCAATAGGGTGACGCATAACGGTTTCGGGCTTGGCGAAGGTGGCGATTTTCAGCACAAATGTTGATGCGGTGAACCAAATTTTGATTAACCACAAATGTGTCTGCGGAGCACTGAACCGCCACTTTTGCCAAACCCGTGTTGGCGGTAGTTATTTTATAAGTATCTCTCAATAAGTTTCAAATTGTCAGGGTCTTCAATAAATTCATTTACGCTGTCTTTAAAAATAATTTCTGTTTCATCTATTTTCTCTATGTGCTCAATTAGTTTTTCAATTTCGTCAAAACTAAAACCGTATTTGATTAACCAAATTTCGGTCTCATTATTTGTACCATATTTTATATAATTACTTAAAACTTGTGCTCGAATGTCACCTGTTTTATTGAAATAAAGAATAAATGCACTTGAGACTGGGTCTTTTATCGATAATGAAAGAACCTTGTCAATATAATCATAAGTGTCGTAGATTACCTTGTCAAAATCTATATCAACAATACTTGTGTCTTGTGAGAATAGAGGCACAGGTCTTTTAAAAGCTTTATTTGGCAATGATTCAGCAATGCAAGAGAATCTTACTTTCTTCTTTGAGAGTAACAGCCTAAATTCTCTAGGTGATATTTCTTTTCTGATTAATTGTCGTCTAAGTTTTCTTCTATAATCTTTTTCTGAGAGAAAGGCATATCTTAATGAGATAATTTCTGCAAAGGACTTCCCTTGAATTTGCCATAGTAAAATTGGAATGGATGTACTTAAAACATTTTTTTCACCGTCTGCTAAATCTGAACGTCTCAAATGTGCTTTATAAATATTTTCAAATGATAGCTTAATTTTTTTTCTTTGAGGAATTTCTAACCTGTAATACTCTTTAACAGTCAATGGTTCAAGATGTTTGTTTAAAAAATTATCTAAAATAAACGCTATTTCACTGTCAAGATTAGCGTTTGAAATTCTTTCAATTTGACTTTCTGTAAGTTGCAATTCAGCGTTAAAAGTATCGTTCTTGATGGCATCAACAATGTCAATAAAGTCTTCATTGTTTGGGTCTGTTTGGTTGTCTAGATTAGAGGTTATTGATAAGGATGACTCTTTGTTTAATCTATCAATAAAAAGTCTTTTGTTTTTTTTCTCGACTATGACATAACCATAATCGAAAAAATCATCTTCAATTGTGGTTCTTCCAGCTCTACCAATAAGGTTTTTAAGATTAAGTGTTTTCTGGTCTTCATTACCTGTGAAACTAAAATTATTTATCCAAACTATATCAAATGGCATATTGATGCCTTGGATTAAAGTAGATGTTGAAAAACAAATTTTTGCGTGATGTCCATTTACAAATTCTTCAATAATTAGTCTAGCCTTCAATGGTATTGAGCCGTGATGAATAACAATACCTCTTTTCATTAAGAAGATTAAGATGGAGTTTTTATCTCTATCGTCTTTTGTTCCAAGGAATTCTTCGAGTTTGTTTATGTAATGGAGACTTTTTTTATCGGTAATTTCAGGACACAACTCTATATAATCAGAAAATATTTCTAGGAAACTTCCATCGTAAATTTTTGATTTAGATATATAAATTAATGCAGTTCCATTATTCAGAATTACATCCTTTACGATATTACCCTCAATGTTTCTACCTTTTATTTTATCATCAAAAGGTGAAAAGTATTTAAAGTTACCATCTAAATATTCAATGTATATTTTACCTACGGTTTTTTGATTATACGTTTCAGAGTCTATATCATTTGTGATGTTATGTTTTTTAAATTGGGCATCAGGATTCAGTACGAAAGGATGTGTAAAAACCTTTTTTATGTTATTTAATTTTTTATCAATTCTTCTGACTAATGAGTCAAATTTCATACCTCGTATTCCCTCTTCAGAAATTTGTGCTTCATCTAAAAGGATAAGTTCCAAATTCAGGTTGCCAATATTTTTAAAAATTTCTTCCCCTCTTTCAGGTGTGATTATATAAATTCTGTTCTTCGTTCTTTTGGTATTTACAATTTCGATAAATTGGAGCACTAGTGTTTCGTTTGAAACTAGTTTTTTTACCTTTATTAGATATTCCGACAATAGTGCCCTTGACGGTAAAACAATGATTATATCCCCTTGTGTTTCCTTGATTAATTCTTGAAAAAGATATGATTTACCTGCACTTGTAGGAGCAGAAAATGAGAAGTTTGTATACTTCTTAATTGAATTATAAGCATCGGCTTGAACTGGTGTAAAGTTGTGTCCAGTTTCTTCGATTATAGTCTGTGCATATGCATTGTATATTGCTTCTAAAAATGAGTTAGGTTCGCTAGTTTTATAAAAAAGGCCCATTAAAAACATCAATTTACCTTCATAGATTTTGAATGCTTTGGGATTGTATTTTTTTAAGTAAGAAAGTGTTTCAAGGTGGCTATTATTTACAGGCCCATTTTTATGGAAATCAAAAAGTATTTCTTTGATTAATTCAGAATCAATAGTTTGATTAAAAAGGTTTTCGCTTAACATAATTCAACTGCAATTAAGTAAAGTTCTTTATGCTTTATAATCTCTTTAATTGGGTCAGATGCTAAAGCATTATTCAAAATTGTTATTATGTTCTCTCCATTTAAGGAAAATGCAGCTGCATAACCCTTTTCATCTTTAATGATGTTAGCTTTTGTCGTTGGGTCTAAAAATGGTTCTAACCACTTAAGTTCAGCATTGTCTCTGTCTCCAATGAACTCTTCAATTTGATTTAAAGCTCTTGCTCTTGGAGTTGAGTCTAAACTAAACTTTGCTTCTCCAAATACTAAATAATTATTAGTACTAATCGTATGAAAGTCAAATCCAGGGTTTCCTAAAACTTTTTCTTTTAATAGTTCTGCTAATGGAATTCTTTGATGAGAATATTCAATTTCTAAAGCAAGTTGTGCGGAATATGAAACTATAAACTCACCTATATCTTCATTAACACTTGTGGTAATGCCACCAATAATGTCTGT contains:
- a CDS encoding DNA cytosine methyltransferase — translated: MAKINGNKKLRVASLFCGCGGMDLGIQGDFSYLGKHFESLPFEVVYAADNDLYATNIYNSNFSHKCELKDVRDIVPSEVPDHDILLGGFPCQSFSIIAQNPQRLGYKDERGKLFFEMVNVLKEKQPRFFIGENVKGLLSANEGKAFPMIIKEFEKAGYHIHHKLLNASEFGVPQKRERVFIVGFREFDDYFNFRFPLPNTLNGAKVKLKQVIDKKANKDDKWFFSQRAVDGMLRVREKMNKGRVQDLEQPCNTISSHLAKVSLNGTDPVLMIDERYRRLTPREAARIQSFPETFTLDTVSENRQYRAIGNAVPPVLMWQVANALTKSLLTDTPIKVKERKNILTEA
- a CDS encoding DUF3883 domain-containing protein, with the translated sequence MSSKKKYKIPDEYFFRLHHVRPRFKNDVEEVLLYVATSISEMETLPEKEFNADLNKVLFGFKKNSTSTQKTIDNWRTEISALFGFIQENDGYLQPSKTAIRLADNQYLDEFFNYFLYSFQYPGGHIKSHNVIKQIEAGVKFKPCNYILQLLSEGEILTGKPFSITAEELTQCAYFDLRVTRDGKHPKEVAKLILKNRNEKIDYDHHYEQLKNEKTGAFPSNGDVCRYAGDILDYMVLANLLQHKGTGYYYYLNDENKEAINYHLNNPKWFNRYDKFYKLKEITNPQISEIEENWFSFVNSFNNIEAFAPHLDKAEAESISNLIQEYYSRMTGDRKVPTKIIGDYGESLILAHEYLRTKDKTNRQHLINKMPTPLGVGYDIQSVEIEKKKRYIEVKTTKSRKAINNNRFKLTPNEWDTAETMGVNYFIYYLIVNDNEKNIFVIQDPVKQYEKGNLKIDKNLVVEFSKTAGQWQKLMEIKN
- a CDS encoding DNA cytosine methyltransferase: MREKKTVLDLFCGCGGLSYGFIEAGYEVLLGIDHWKDAITTFEKNHKKSLGLVADLFNETAKEISQKTGIKKVDLIIGGPPCQGFSVAGKRIVDDERNKLYKSFVSFVDFYKPKAFLMENVPNIVSMGQGVVKDNIIKDFEKLGYTVVYKVLMASEFGVPQNRKRAFFIGTKGKEEFCFPKANTTKLIPSKDAISDLPEKSLPDGKDYSVKAKSDYQELIRKGSKGIYNHEITNHSEQTIEIISIVPDGGNYKNLPLALQQTRNVHIAWTRLNSNKPSFTIDTGHRHHFHYKFNRIPTVRESARIQSFPDSFIFLGSKTSQYKQVGNAVPPILAKVLAESLKKYL
- a CDS encoding helix-turn-helix domain-containing protein — protein: MKTTGEIIREQREVKGLLLRQVAAQLDIDVAILSKIERGERKATREQIAKLADILKLNKDNLLIQYLSEKIAYEIADDDLANEALKVAEERVEYLKAHKKK
- a CDS encoding DEAD/DEAH box helicase — encoded protein: MLSENLFNQTIDSELIKEILFDFHKNGPVNNSHLETLSYLKKYNPKAFKIYEGKLMFLMGLFYKTSEPNSFLEAIYNAYAQTIIEETGHNFTPVQADAYNSIKKYTNFSFSAPTSAGKSYLFQELIKETQGDIIIVLPSRALLSEYLIKVKKLVSNETLVLQFIEIVNTKRTKNRIYIITPERGEEIFKNIGNLNLELILLDEAQISEEGIRGMKFDSLVRRIDKKLNNIKKVFTHPFVLNPDAQFKKHNITNDIDSETYNQKTVGKIYIEYLDGNFKYFSPFDDKIKGRNIEGNIVKDVILNNGTALIYISKSKIYDGSFLEIFSDYIELCPEITDKKSLHYINKLEEFLGTKDDRDKNSILIFLMKRGIVIHHGSIPLKARLIIEEFVNGHHAKICFSTSTLIQGINMPFDIVWINNFSFTGNEDQKTLNLKNLIGRAGRTTIEDDFFDYGYVIVEKKNKRLFIDRLNKESSLSITSNLDNQTDPNNEDFIDIVDAIKNDTFNAELQLTESQIERISNANLDSEIAFILDNFLNKHLEPLTVKEYYRLEIPQRKKIKLSFENIYKAHLRRSDLADGEKNVLSTSIPILLWQIQGKSFAEIISLRYAFLSEKDYRRKLRRQLIRKEISPREFRLLLSKKKVRFSCIAESLPNKAFKRPVPLFSQDTSIVDIDFDKVIYDTYDYIDKVLSLSIKDPVSSAFILYFNKTGDIRAQVLSNYIKYGTNNETEIWLIKYGFSFDEIEKLIEHIEKIDETEIIFKDSVNEFIEDPDNLKLIERYL